CTCGTAGAAATTTTACTCACACATATGCATGTCATAGGGACTTTAATGATTTCAGCATATATATATTAGTGTTAGCCACCTTGTGAGCTGATAATAGATTAAAAAAATGAGGCTTCACAGCTTGATAAGCCGATGGTAATTGAGTCAGTGAGCAAATTGCAATCCAAAGCTATGATATTCACAAAATATATCACGACATTGCGCCGAAATGGCAAGCGACATGATGAGCATTAATTGTGACCAATTTTAGCCTCCTTACAACAATAGAAGCTAAGCAAACAAAACAGCTAGCAGCACCAACAAAATCCAAACACATAACGCCATTAATAAGGCAATCACTTGACACCTCTAAAAAAAGCTGTCAACTTAACTGGAAGAGAAAATGGACTTGTCcctaatttcaaaaggtagagaAAACTACTAGACCTCTTCTTTTCATGTTCTTTTTAAAGTTGAAAGTGATCCATAGAGGCTTACTTGCACCCAATCAAAGAATTCATttggagtttttttttaaatggcAAACCTGTTGCTAAAAATTGCAGTGGAAGACTCTTCAATATGAACACCTGGGGAAGCAAAGAAAACGATCAGTTTATTCCAGTAGTCCAGTCACCCAGCCAATGTATACACACAGCACAAGATTTCTTTGATCCAATTAGAGACATTCCACCTAAGTAACACATCCATCATTATAAAATAAAAAGCACAGCCATAACCAATAAGCTAAGTATCGAATGGAAAATACAGACCTAACgacataaaaaataaaacatgtaaAATGAAATGGAAAACTAAATAAGCTTACCATGGAAGTCAGAATGACTCACCCTGGCATATGAAACAAATTTAGGGATTTTAGTCACATTTTTCGGGCCCTCATAGTATACACCTGCACCAATGAAGATCAATTTCGAGATTTGTGAAACCAAGCTTAGATTAGCTAATTGGAATATAAAACTCTCAAACTTGTAAGATCTGTCTTGTATGAATTAGCTAATTGGAATATAAAACCCTCATAGTATACACCTGCATCACGAGGCTGGCCTTCCACTGCTCATATGTCAGGTTCTTGGGGTTGTACCTGAAAACACACAGAAGGTAAGGGCAGAGCAAACGATACAATTATGATGACCATATATAGTGTATAGATATAAAAAATAAGGAGGGTAGCTACTATACCTGTTGTGCTCCTTTGGTGGCTGCTTGGTTGACCTGACCATGGAAGGAGCAGCACCAATCGCAGCATGGACCTTCTTGTACAGAGCTTCCATGTCGTCAGCCTCAATTCCCTTCTGAATGAACTCACTGAACTAAGGCTGGCACCTCTCTTGCTCCTCTTCAGTAAGTTTGTGGGACATAATAAAGAGCAGAAGAAATTAGTAAGCCTCTAGTGTACTAATTTCGTGATGTAGGACGGTCAACAATTTCTGAAATAAAGTTACAAGGGAACAAAGGAAAAGGAAATGTGGTGTGATAAGCAGCAAGCACAACTCACCTTCATGTAGTCAGTAACATGGACACCATAGATGTACTTGCGGTGGATATCAGCATCCAGctgcttgtcatccttcttgaaAGCAGCAAATCGCTTCTCACTATGAGGAATATTCAGTCCACCGTCCAAAGCTCCCTGCAGCAACAAAATACAGCAAACGTTAAAAAGCTCGGTCACTATAAGAGAGGAGGTATACATGAAGCTCATGAAAAAAAATGACCATTCTTGATGAGCTAACTACAAACAATCAGGCCAATATAGCATCATGATATCAGAAGGAAGATATACATAGAGTGAGGAGAGGGAGCTGAGGGAAGAGGAGGGGGAGAAGGGAGAGAGTGCATCTCCGCCATGCACAAGGGGCCAGACGCGCCGGTGTGGGGCTACTCCAGCGATTAAGGCCGGCGAGCCAGATCCACACACGCGCCTGGGCTCGGCACTTGCAAGGAGAGCACGCACCAGAGACAAAAAGGGGGAAAAAGCGAGGATAGGGATAGCTGAGACGATGGACGTCTGGGCGCTGCAGCTGGGGCCGTTGTGCTCGAAGCCAATGCCAGAGCGACAATGACCAGAGGTGGCTAATGGTAGATGGAGAACCAGAACAGTGCAGAGCAAGCAGTGGAGCTGTAGATAAATTCAACACCTGTTCAAAATTAAATAGCACTCAAAAGGGATCTATCAAGAGTAAATGCTCAATTTGACCCAATAGTAGAAGTAATCATACGGACACAAAAGGTGGTACCTGTCAGCATGATCATGGTTGTTAGCATACTTCAGAAGCTTGATCTCATCAAGGCTCTAATCGGAAAAATCTTTGctattttttataattttaaCACATACACCCATCCATGTGTGCAAATAATGTGCCTGGATGGCGATAAGGAACACAACTGAAAGCAAATATTGTGATACACGATAATGGCCAGCGATGACAGAACTGGGAACATGGAAATTGATGTCTTTTTCAACCTTTATGTAATAATCAACTTCTGTTCCACAGTTTCTTATGGTTATTTCAGGGCACCACGAACGGTATATATATCACAATGAAGAAAGTTGAAGGGCCTACAGTGACATACAACGCAGGCACAGAAATAGAAGCTTGGTGGATAAAAGAACCATTTGCAAAAGAAATcaatatgtttatgaaatgaacaGTTACATGCATGATGGGCTCATGTCTCAAATGCGAGGAGGGTAAATCAATACCTAGGTTTATGCAAAGAAACAGCAAAGCCATGTCTACATAGCTTAAGATGAAGACAGTAGTATCGACGTCAAGTCTTGAATTGTCAAAAAATTTCTGGAATAGCAAAGCATGAACTGAAGCCCAAGTTGGGTTGCATATACAACCAAGAACAAATGGCACACATGGAGGCAAACATGCCATCGGTTAGAAATAGGATCACTCATGTCATCGAAAAGTAAGCGTCTTCCGTGATTCCTAAGGATGCGATCTAAAATTCAATATATGTTTATTCTGTCAAACGACAAAAGCAGAGCCATGCCTACTTAGTTGGCACTTCCACCAGACTTAGCTCATGTTAGTACAGCTAATGTTGATATTTTTGTATTTGCAAATAGGTATACTGCGATTATGAGGAAAAAAGAGACGAAAAGTGAGCGGTGGCAGTGTTGTACCTTCACTTAAGGAGCATAGGAGGCACCATGATGCCAATTTtaacgcaccattgctgcaaagtATGGAGGCAAGTTTAATAGAACTGATATAAACACCATAGGAATTGCCAAGAACCAAGATCCAAGAAGATGCAACCGCAACAAAGGAGAGCGCAACGAACCAACGGAGGCAGCCGAGACGAAGGCCAAAGAGCCGACGCGCAGCGGTCGGCATCGCGCTGGTGGCCACTGTGTGCAGCAGCGGCGCAGTAGGCGAACGCGACGACATGGCAGCTAGGGTTTCCTGTAGCATAGGTACGCAGTTCATGTGCATACAGGTCGGCGTCCACAGTGAAATGGAGGGAGCCTCCGCGAGCGCTGGAGAGGGAGATCCGGCAGGAAGAGGTAAAAAGCGAGAGGGGTACCAAACCGACGAGGAGACGGCGCGAGGACCGCCAGGACATGGCCGTGCCGGGTGCAGACGCGCGCCGCGGCCAGCGGCGGGGATCTCCCGCTTCGCGCCGTGCCACGAGGCAGCCACCGCCGGGGCTCGTCGTTGCGGCTGCACGCACACGGGCGGCACCGCCGCCCAGGCCGCGCGCAGtgcgtggaggtggcggcggccgggCCTGGCCGGTGCGCCACCACGCTGAGAAAGAggtagagagggagaggaaggggaaggggaagcgcgggcgggggcggggacggggacgggagcACGAGCGGCGGAGGCGGGCGTCTCTTTGGTTGCTATCCCCGCGCCGTCGCCTCAGTGGCGTCGCGAGTCGGGAGCGAGGtgagggagcatccaggagagagagagagagagagagagagaggaggggacgaGAACTTTGCTGAAGGAAGCAAATGGCGGAGTCAATACCGAGCGTTGATCGGCGAATCGAACGGCTGAAGTAATATGGGCGACGTGGACACGCTGAGCGATGGCCGAACCTCCCTGCTTTGATAGTAAGAAATCTAGACATTTCTTTTCGCATGTATCTAGTCGGTATATTTCTAATGTGTAAAAAAGTTTTGTATTAAAAAAGCTAAAACATCTCATAATTTACGGTAGAACGGAAAGAGTAATTAATTGCCATGTCTTATAATTTCTGGATCAAACTGCACCTGGTACAATTTCTGAATCAAACAGAACCTTTTTCATATATTATAAAGATGATCGCGACAATGAATGAAGACCCTAGTCATGTGGCCATATGACATCAGAAATGCATGTCCGACCGCACGAGCTTGTCTAAAACAATCACAAATTACAGACTACCCAACAGTCACACATACCACGACAATGAAGATAAGAACTGTGACGAATCCAGTCAAATTCACACGGCAATATGGGGcaggaaaaataaataaatttggaTAAAAACAACATCCCAAAAATTGTTTCATTAATAGTTTGCCAGAGCATATACCATCCAGAATATGAAGTTTGGTAAGATATTCTCATCCACATTTCGGAGTACAAAGATATCAGCAAGATGGAACTATACAAGCGGCCAAGAATAATTGTCACAAACAATGCTCTCAACTTACAAAGGAAAATACTTAAAAGTTTGGCAATAAGGTACAATGACAGCATCTAGTGCCTTAAAATACTTCAGGAAAGCCACAGATTGAGGCCAGCACTCTTGGTCATCTGGCGTGATCCCTTCCAAAGCTATCAGCCAACTAGTTGAGAACTGGTATGTATCCTGCACAAGATATTAACGAGGAAGAAAGACGAACTATTGAAATATATTGTTTCCCATGTCCAGTGAAACCATCGTTACATATACCGCTGCCAACTGTGTTGCAGAAACCCTAAACATGAAGCTTCCATATAGATCACACTACGGTTGTAATGAAAAAGCAGCACTGTGCGACTAAGGACAAAATGACAGGGCACAAGCACAATATGACAATAGTGACTGTAGGGCCAAttactaatgctatcactgaATTACAGAAAAAAATCACAGCTATACACTATTGTCACATTAACATTCTATGCACTGGCTGTTAGGGAGCCACATAGAAAAGAAGCTAACCATACCAAAATCTGAGTCTCTGGTAGTTTACAGGTCATGTCTACAGCCGCAATGGAAAAAAGCTATCAAGTCATCCCTGCAACAAAGATAAAAATAGTTAGCAATCATCAATCAACATAGCAACATCTTTCAACGAGGCACTTCTAAGGGAATTTATTAACCATTAGATCATGGCAAGTTTAAGTTTGAGTGATTTGTTGCCACGAGGCtaataaacaagatgcttacttatcTTCCTCGTGGCTTTATTAACAATTAATTAGGGACAAAAATTGATTAGAGTTGAACCCATCAAACGTGACTGATATGAACACAAATATTATGCATTCAAAATAATCACCACCATGGCAAAAGCAGTAAACCAATGAACCCATCTCATTGAATCATAGAACATTCAGGAAAACTCAGCAGGCTTTTTAAACACACTTTGtttccagagaagaaaagggtTTGTTGCAACTATTAACTTTGTCCCCTAAAAGAATGTCATTCTGGCTATGCACCTCTTTAAGGAATGGAGGTAGTAGATGATACAACAGCGTGTAACTAAATTACATGGCACAATGCAATGGCACATAGGCCAAGTATATCTTAATTTTACCACCTTCCAACTTATAACCAGTCATTGAGGATTTCATAATCCAAAGGAAAAAAATTATAGGACAAAGAAGGCAATAAACATATGATTGTTCAGTCGATTACTTCAAGTAATTTCATGCCAAatccatttgaaatttgaacaGAAAAAAACAGTAAATATCCTCACAGGAATCGTGATGTCATCAGCAAGAGGTCACCAAACTTGTGTGTTTGTATGTGCCTATGCGACTTACTAATTGCATGAACACTGACCAAATGATTAAAAACATACAATGCTTGCAAACATGCTAAAAGCTAgcacaaaaaacaaaacaaaaatcctcgcaaaaaaaaagaaaaggcccTGTGCACCAAGGTATCGTCGTCAGGAAATGGCAAAAATGAGACAAACAATATTAGTTCCACTAAATGTATGAATCTTTGATTGGCAGACATAATAGCTTCGCAGATTAGCAATATGCCATGATGGGCAAAAATAGTGAACTACAAATGAGAAGGAACTACAATAGTCCTGAACTCCTGATTATCGCCACTTTTTTGCAAATTAGACCAAAGCCTGCTTAAGGAAATCTATCCTAGATACCAAAATAGCTGCGCAGATTAGCGATGCCATGACGGGCAAAAATAGTGAAGTATACGAATGAAAATGAACTACAATAGTCCTGAACTCCTGATTATCACCACTTTTTTACAAATTAGACCAAAGCCTTAAGGAAAATTATCCTAGGTACCAAAAGGTGAGAGATTAAAAGTATAGTCACGCTACGAAATTATGACTTTCATAAATCATCATCAGAAGATCACACTAAATGATACATGCAGAACTGTGGATTTGCATGATTACAGTTGTCATTAGCATAAAATTACACTAGTTAGCATGATTACCTTTCATTAGCAAAGTTACACTGATTAAAAAATCATACTACTTGACCGAGCATGTGTGTTCACATTTCCGTTTTAAAACCTACAGAATCTTCAGAGGGTAAATGACTATTCAAGGGAGCAACTCAAGGTCCTCTTATTATATATGCCAGTATAATTGGGCATTCTGAAAATCCATATGATGGATCTGCAAAATGGTTCAGCACAACtaaaaaccaaacaaaaaagAATGGGTCCCAAATGTAAGACAGGAGTATATTCATCTAATAGAGAACACTGACAGTAAACAATAAAGAGTAAAATGCATCATGGGTTCTTAAACTTTTCCTGCATTCCCATCTAGGTACATAAACTTTCAAAGTGGTCATCTAGGTCCTTCCAACTTTTCAAGTGGTTCATTCTAAGTTCGCTCTAGGTCCAATCATGGACCTGAATTCACACTTCGAATGAACCACCTGAAGTTGAAGGACTCAGATGATCATTTTGAGAGTTCATGGACTCAGATGAAAATACAGAAAAAGTTAAGGGACCCATGGTGCATTTCAGTCATAAATATGAACAATAACATTGCATATCACATCAAGCATTTTTATTTAGTCAGATAACATATATATAATCATAACATGTTGCATACAGCTAAATACTAGCCAGGAGACAATATCTCCTAATTATAGTGAGGTAACTCAGCAAAAACCTTACTATGTCTACCTTAAGGTTCATACATGTTTGTTATAGCACAAGGAAATGAATAGATACTCACCACCTATGCCCACCCTAAGAAGTATTGATGGGCCCAGATCGACATTTAGCATGGACAATAGGTCCCAACTGTGACCTTTCCAGACCATCAATATTACCATCTGGCGCATTCATGTAGACTGCACCTCTGTACATCCACTCATCAGTCTCATCACTGTAGAAATCTTCAAATGGCTCTTGACATAATGCACAGGCTGTTTGCTCCTCATCCGCAGGAACAGCAATTTCTTTCTCTTCCTTTCTGTCTGGGACTGAGTCTGAGGGCACAAAAGCAGGAACTCCATCGTTTCCTACTGTTTCTGCTGCTCTTAACCATTCCCCCGTGGTGACAAAATATTTACGTGAAGATTGCTTACGGTTCTTTGAATTTCTATTTTTTGTAACATGCCAGTCCATGTGAGCACGATGCTCCTCTTGGCATTTAAATCGAAGGCCACATGTTTTACACTGCCTTGAAAGATCCTGATACAAAGCATTGATAACAGACTCATTCCGTAACTTGAGGTCTACATTGAAGTCAACTCCAACAGAATCCTATAATAAAATAATCACAATTTTCCCTTCAATTAACAGCACTAATATGAACAGAATAATACTATATAATAACAACGCACGAAACATGAGAAATACCTGAGATTGGCTAGGTGGTTCCAGTGAAATTACACCATGACGCATAAGGTTACTCAACAGTCCAGAGACAAATGGTTGAGGGCCACCGACTTGTGATGATGAGGAACCCATCTGCAGTGGGACAGGTCGTGGTCCAGGCGGTAATGGTGGCATAGGAAACCCAGGTGCAGATGGCACACCGTAGGGTGGCACAGCAGGTGGTACAGAAAAAGTTGGCAGAACGGAAACAGGTGTCATGGTTGCAGTACCTCCTTGTCCTTGGAATGGAGATACAGAGGCAAAGCTTCTAAAAGTCTCCTGATGGTGAGGATGGGAGTGGGGATGGGGATGTAACTGTGTGGGGCGATGAGGATGAGCTTGGTTTCCCAAAATTCTACCTTGATTTTGTTGGCTTGATGGCAACAAATCTTGGTGCTGATAAGGTGGTTGAGCTAAGTTACCGGTACCCATTTTCCGATCCAAGGAATCATACTGATGCCAAGGAACAAATACTGATGAACTAGCTCCTTGGCTAACAAAACAACTAATTTCTAAGCTATCCGATGCACTTCTAACATGTTTCGTATCAGGTGGAATTAGCGGTAAAGTTTGTGATTGGGTATGATGAAGAGGAAGCCATTCTGTCGGAGCAGGAGCAGGTGATGACCTGTGCTTCTCCACCAAGGGTATATCTACATTCAAACCATTGTATGTGCCACTAATGTCCAACCTCTTGACAGGCATTTCACCATTGGCAGGCTGTGGTATTCTATCAAGTACTGAGGGATGTTGAGGTGCCTGTATTTGCAATGGCAGACCAGTAGGCTTCTGCCAAGGTGGAGCTGGCATGGTATCAATATTCCCATGATTTAGGGTATGTTCAGAATTCTGGTACTCCAAAAGAGCTCCATTCTGAACACCAAAATTTCTTGGATATCTCCTTGTGGAAATGTCAACATGCTGCAGGAGGAAAAAAAAAAAGGTGTTCCTGTGTCAATAGGTGTTCATATATTCAAACAGACAACAGTACCAGGTTGACAAGTCTGCATATGAATCCTATTTGGTGCATGGACAAAAATGTTCAAAGGGTCTCAGTTAAAAATAAGACAAGAAAACAGTTAAATAATGTATACAGTGCCTAAAAACTGCTGAAGGCTACTGGGAAATAATGCACAAGTCCTACTCATGATACATGCTTTAAAATCTATGAGTAACCGAAGGCATAGATTATTTTACATCAAATTGTGAAATAAAAAGGAATAAACTGCTGAAAAACTAAACTTAAAGTTCCTTCCCTAACAGCATACAAATGTGATACCACAAAATGTAGTTTCTCTAAATATATTTGCAGAACTTTTACCTAACTACTATTTTCTCCTCAGTCAACCAAGGATTGTCAAAGGATACATGTCATTTGAAATTTGGCAACAATATCTCTAGATCAGCCAGCTGAAGCCTATATTAGTACATCTGATGTTACTTGGAGTACTTGCATAGCACATTTTTATCTTCTTTCTAAAGGGCACTAGGCTCTAGGCAGGCAGCAGAGTACTGCATCATCTGCACAGGCTAACTTGCATACACAAGGTCATGATCTTGTTGGCCCTACACAAGCTACTACTTCCACAACTCTAGTGGCAGATCTGGCCCAACTAGCTCATCATGGGCGTCTAGGGCCACCTAGCCAGCCCAATTGAACTAGACAACGCATGGCTAGTTGGCAACCAGCCCTTTGGAACAATGTTTTTTACAAATATAT
This DNA window, taken from Miscanthus floridulus cultivar M001 chromosome 13, ASM1932011v1, whole genome shotgun sequence, encodes the following:
- the LOC136501960 gene encoding polyadenylation and cleavage factor homolog 4-like isoform X1 — its product is MAGAAASPAGGHVVERFRSRLREEAGGGEPGAAAVVRVYAEALRELTFNCKPVITELTIIAGQHAALAARGIADAVCARVAEVPPDQILPSLYLLDSIVKNIGGEYVEHFATRLHSVFVDAYYRVHPNQYTSMRRLFRTWWPVFPSSVLRSIEDDLQFSPSENNRPTTSTNLHQTESLSPRPSHGIHVNPKYLEAQHKFKQANVAHQSAARDTMQTTDVQEDRINGLTSNSLRGRPSMFQKSSLQYADNPDQQEMIRPLAGTIRATSPHLLSTHSSDVNLDGPLVNSRKNLSRSPPLDVFPMNVSPKRALERLPPSHSVLGPDPRKLPDRNGMLRWALDDGAQRPTMSMLDEEYRKQSARELIDAYGNCQGRDVDERLPKVQCLDPNGMASRSSARNWLTSEEEEYAWEDMSPTLTDRVRSSLPSFPPGTVRDGFPRANAGLLESDVGRHNFPSQATRSSVDGSPFNLEDRITTASHVDISTRRYPRNFGVQNGALLEYQNSEHTLNHGNIDTMPAPPWQKPTGLPLQIQAPQHPSVLDRIPQPANGEMPVKRLDISGTYNGLNVDIPLVEKHRSSPAPAPTEWLPLHHTQSQTLPLIPPDTKHVRSASDSLEISCFVSQGASSSVFVPWHQYDSLDRKMGTGNLAQPPYQHQDLLPSSQQNQGRILGNQAHPHRPTQLHPHPHSHPHHQETFRSFASVSPFQGQGGTATMTPVSVLPTFSVPPAVPPYGVPSAPGFPMPPLPPGPRPVPLQMGSSSSQVGGPQPFVSGLLSNLMRHGVISLEPPSQSQDSVGVDFNVDLKLRNESVINALYQDLSRQCKTCGLRFKCQEEHRAHMDWHVTKNRNSKNRKQSSRKYFVTTGEWLRAAETVGNDGVPAFVPSDSVPDRKEEKEIAVPADEEQTACALCQEPFEDFYSDETDEWMYRGAVYMNAPDGNIDGLERSQLGPIVHAKCRSGPINTS
- the LOC136501960 gene encoding polyadenylation and cleavage factor homolog 4-like isoform X2; this translates as MAGAAASPAGGHVVERFRSRLREEAGGGEPGAAAVVRVYAEALRELTFNCKPVITELTIIAGQHAALAARGIADAVCARVAEAHQSAARDTMQTTDVQEDRINGLTSNSLRGRPSMFQKSSLQYADNPDQQEMIRPLAGTIRATSPHLLSTHSSDVNLDGPLVNSRKNLSRSPPLDVFPMNVSPKRALERLPPSHSVLGPDPRKLPDRNGMLRWALDDGAQRPTMSMLDEEYRKQSARELIDAYGNCQGRDVDERLPKVQCLDPNGMASRSSARNWLTSEEEEYAWEDMSPTLTDRVRSSLPSFPPGTVRDGFPRANAGLLESDVGRHNFPSQATRSSVDGSPFNLEDRITTASHVDISTRRYPRNFGVQNGALLEYQNSEHTLNHGNIDTMPAPPWQKPTGLPLQIQAPQHPSVLDRIPQPANGEMPVKRLDISGTYNGLNVDIPLVEKHRSSPAPAPTEWLPLHHTQSQTLPLIPPDTKHVRSASDSLEISCFVSQGASSSVFVPWHQYDSLDRKMGTGNLAQPPYQHQDLLPSSQQNQGRILGNQAHPHRPTQLHPHPHSHPHHQETFRSFASVSPFQGQGGTATMTPVSVLPTFSVPPAVPPYGVPSAPGFPMPPLPPGPRPVPLQMGSSSSQVGGPQPFVSGLLSNLMRHGVISLEPPSQSQDSVGVDFNVDLKLRNESVINALYQDLSRQCKTCGLRFKCQEEHRAHMDWHVTKNRNSKNRKQSSRKYFVTTGEWLRAAETVGNDGVPAFVPSDSVPDRKEEKEIAVPADEEQTACALCQEPFEDFYSDETDEWMYRGAVYMNAPDGNIDGLERSQLGPIVHAKCRSGPINTS